In Phenylobacterium koreense, one DNA window encodes the following:
- the phnF gene encoding phosphonate metabolism transcriptional regulator PhnF, with protein sequence MPGGTPLWREISRSIERRIGAGELVPGDKLPTEQDLSRQFMVNRHTVRRALADLQDKGVVESSQGRGSYVRLPAKPARLSRRPRFTEAVKRSGSRPGLKILKLETRASDTKTARALDLRPGEPIIFLERLRFVNDRPRALSQHAFSLDRFPTFIQMYKERGTITQTLTDSGVPDYTRKRTAISARLPTPQEADLLHLPRHVPLLLQRYLNVDGLGRPLEYGESRANTSVEIEFEDIALGDLSTVNR encoded by the coding sequence ATGCCCGGTGGAACGCCGCTCTGGCGCGAGATATCCCGTTCAATCGAACGCCGCATCGGCGCCGGCGAGCTTGTTCCCGGCGACAAGCTCCCCACGGAACAGGATCTGTCCCGCCAGTTCATGGTGAACCGGCACACCGTCCGCCGGGCCTTGGCCGACCTGCAGGACAAGGGCGTGGTCGAATCCAGCCAGGGGCGCGGCAGCTATGTGCGTCTCCCGGCCAAGCCCGCGCGGCTCAGCCGCCGCCCCCGCTTCACCGAGGCCGTGAAGCGCTCCGGCAGCCGGCCCGGCCTGAAGATACTGAAGCTGGAGACCCGGGCCTCGGACACCAAGACCGCACGGGCCCTCGACCTGCGCCCCGGCGAACCGATCATCTTCCTCGAGCGACTGCGCTTCGTGAACGACCGTCCGCGCGCGCTCAGCCAGCACGCCTTCAGCCTCGACCGCTTCCCGACCTTCATCCAGATGTACAAGGAACGGGGAACCATCACCCAGACCCTGACCGACAGCGGCGTTCCCGACTACACCCGCAAGCGCACGGCGATCTCCGCGCGGTTGCCGACCCCGCAGGAAGCCGACCTGCTGCACCTGCCGCGGCACGTGCCTTTGCTGCTTCAGCGCTACCTCAACGTGGACGGCCTGGGCCGGCCGCTCGAATACGGGGAATCGCGGGCCAACACCTCGGTCGAGATCGAATTCGAAGACATCGCCCTGGGCGATCTGTCGACCGTCAATCGCTAG
- the phnC gene encoding phosphonate ABC transporter ATP-binding protein has product MLELHGVTKRFGDKVAVDNVSFACGRGELVGIIGRSGAGKSTLLRMINRLGDPTTGTITWDGVPVTALKGKALRQWRRRCAMIFQQFNLCPRLDVITNVLVGVVAERPLAPSLVKFFPREDRARAIMELDTLDMAHSALQRASTLSGGQQQRVAIARAMLQDPELLLADEPIASLDPVNADAVMGALQRICRERGVPVIVNLHSIEVARRYCTRVVAMAAGSMVFDGAPSELTDEVLDRIYGRQTFAIAA; this is encoded by the coding sequence ATGCTTGAACTGCATGGCGTGACCAAGCGCTTTGGCGACAAGGTCGCCGTCGACAACGTCTCGTTCGCCTGCGGGCGCGGCGAATTGGTCGGGATCATCGGACGCTCCGGCGCCGGCAAGTCGACCCTGTTGCGGATGATCAACCGGCTGGGCGATCCGACCACCGGGACGATCACCTGGGACGGCGTCCCGGTCACCGCCCTGAAGGGCAAGGCCCTGCGCCAGTGGCGCCGGCGTTGCGCGATGATCTTCCAGCAGTTCAACCTCTGCCCGCGGCTCGACGTGATCACCAACGTCCTGGTGGGCGTGGTCGCCGAGCGGCCGTTGGCGCCGTCACTCGTCAAGTTCTTCCCGCGCGAGGATCGCGCCCGCGCCATCATGGAGCTCGACACCCTCGACATGGCGCACTCGGCCCTGCAGCGCGCCAGCACCCTGTCGGGCGGTCAGCAACAGCGGGTCGCGATCGCGCGGGCCATGCTGCAGGATCCCGAGCTTCTGCTGGCCGACGAGCCGATCGCCTCGCTCGATCCGGTCAATGCCGACGCGGTCATGGGCGCCTTGCAGCGCATCTGCCGCGAGCGGGGCGTGCCGGTGATCGTCAACCTGCACAGCATCGAGGTCGCCCGCCGCTACTGCACCCGCGTCGTGGCCATGGCCGCCGGCTCGATGGTGTTCGACGGCGCCCCGTCCGAGCTCACCGACGAAGTGCTCGATCGCATCTACGGACGTCAGACCTTCGCCATAGCGGCCTGA
- a CDS encoding LysR substrate-binding domain-containing protein: MTLEQLRIFVCVAERLNMTRAAEALHITQSGVSASISALENTYGTALFDRVGRRIELSVAGQAFLVEAEKVLSQVRNAQRTLADLSNLRRGAVSISASQTIGNYWLPQIIAEFNTRFPHLGIELHMSNTAGVVRMVLEGEAELGFVEGSHADAALTGSDIDGDRLCVFVRPGHPWAEHPPGIEALARGGWVLREDGSGTRSEFVRALGSLGVDTSTLDVRLELPTNESVRSAVLAGVGPGAMSELVAREAEASGALVRVAIKLPRRAFRMLRHSERKLSRAAEMFVKSVPASRPARAPEIRLAANA; encoded by the coding sequence ATGACGCTCGAGCAGCTTAGAATTTTTGTTTGTGTCGCCGAGCGGCTGAACATGACCCGCGCCGCCGAGGCGCTCCATATCACCCAGTCAGGCGTAAGCGCGTCGATCAGCGCCTTGGAGAACACCTACGGTACGGCGCTCTTTGACCGGGTCGGTCGGCGGATAGAATTGTCGGTCGCAGGCCAGGCGTTCCTGGTGGAAGCCGAGAAGGTCCTCAGTCAGGTGCGCAATGCTCAGCGCACGCTGGCGGACCTCAGCAATCTTCGGCGGGGCGCCGTCTCGATCAGCGCCAGCCAGACCATCGGCAATTACTGGCTTCCGCAGATCATCGCAGAATTCAACACCCGCTTCCCGCACCTGGGAATCGAGCTTCACATGTCCAACACCGCCGGCGTCGTCCGCATGGTGCTGGAAGGCGAGGCGGAGCTCGGCTTCGTGGAAGGATCCCACGCCGACGCCGCCCTGACCGGCTCCGACATCGACGGCGACCGGCTGTGCGTGTTCGTCCGGCCCGGGCACCCCTGGGCCGAACATCCCCCTGGGATCGAGGCGCTGGCGCGCGGCGGTTGGGTGTTGCGGGAAGACGGCTCGGGCACGCGCTCGGAATTCGTCCGCGCGCTCGGCTCGCTCGGCGTCGACACCAGTACGCTCGACGTCCGACTTGAGCTGCCGACCAATGAGTCGGTTCGTTCAGCGGTGCTGGCCGGCGTCGGCCCCGGCGCCATGTCCGAACTCGTCGCCCGCGAGGCCGAGGCGTCGGGCGCGCTGGTTCGAGTGGCTATCAAGTTGCCGCGCCGCGCCTTCCGCATGTTGCGGCACTCCGAGCGCAAACTCAGCCGGGCGGCGGAAATGTTCGTGAAGAGCGTGCCGGCGTCCCGTCCGGCCAGGGCGCCGGAGATCCGGCTGGCGGCGAACGCCTGA
- a CDS encoding zinc-dependent metalloprotease, translating to MGAVLAATALSPVALAAPAEDWVKPAVGGAEAKDGLLRTFVDRRANRILLRIPAAGSDGVSARFLYQASLATGLGSTPLGLDRAETGKTQVLAFRRAGKKVIVQAENYGFRAAGGSADEVESVRDSFAVSNLWSGDVVAEAADGGVIVDFTSFLTQDVLDVAARIKARRQGSYRAAPALSYADASHVGVFPENLEFEAVQTYTADDPGAEVKAIAPDPRSLTLTVHHSLLKLPEAGFEPRPYDPRTGTSVQVVFNDYAAPLDAPVVYRLARRFRLEKVDPAAARSRVKKPIVFYVDRAAPEPIRSALVEGANWWAQAFDAAGFIDAFRVEVLPEGVDPMDARYNVINWIHRQTRGWSTGQTIVDPRTGEIVRGVVQLGSLRIRQDRIIFEGLLGAEGTGKGGPDDPVQIALQRIRQLGMHETGHALGFSHNFTGSTFAGRASAMDYPAPLIHVKNGRLDFSDAYVVGAGAWDKLSVRWLYSQFPKGVDEPAALDAIAREAGAQGMRFIADAEHPASTQWDNGADPVAELDNVLAIRRLALSNFGLRNIAPGAPVSDLRRVFVPIYLFHRYQIDAVVKQIGGVDYAYAVNGEGREAASVIAASEQRRALKALMQTLDPEMLDTSDKLVGLLSQGQGAMADRQFDIEVFQTLGGPVFDPVGAAMVASEMALGQLVEPARLNRVQEQARRDPGQLGVDEVLRAVFAQVQARPGEPARLAEIRRRQQARLIGDLAETLGDKTLSPTIAANIEAVLVDAGKTLEAKAAAGDAGAYDRYLARLLARGDRASLSRFAAEHAPAPKTPPGSPIGEDCWFCAPGEALTALTDAGSPPTQ from the coding sequence TTGGGCGCTGTTCTGGCGGCGACCGCACTCTCTCCGGTGGCGCTCGCCGCGCCGGCGGAAGACTGGGTCAAGCCCGCGGTTGGCGGCGCCGAGGCCAAGGATGGCCTGCTGCGCACTTTCGTGGATCGCAGGGCCAACCGCATTCTGCTGCGCATACCGGCTGCCGGTAGCGACGGCGTTTCGGCGCGCTTCCTCTATCAGGCCAGTCTCGCGACCGGTCTTGGCTCCACGCCGCTCGGCCTTGACCGGGCCGAGACCGGTAAGACCCAGGTGCTGGCCTTCCGTCGCGCTGGCAAGAAGGTGATCGTCCAGGCCGAGAACTATGGCTTCCGCGCCGCTGGCGGGTCGGCCGACGAGGTCGAGTCGGTGCGGGACTCCTTCGCGGTCTCCAACCTCTGGAGCGGCGACGTGGTCGCCGAAGCTGCGGATGGCGGGGTGATCGTCGACTTCACCAGCTTCCTGACCCAGGACGTCCTCGACGTTGCGGCCCGCATCAAGGCGCGCCGTCAAGGGAGCTATCGGGCCGCGCCGGCCCTGAGCTACGCCGACGCCAGCCATGTGGGCGTCTTCCCCGAGAACCTGGAGTTCGAGGCCGTCCAGACCTACACCGCCGACGACCCCGGCGCCGAGGTGAAGGCGATTGCGCCCGATCCGAGGTCGCTGACCCTTACGGTGCATCATTCCCTCCTGAAGCTGCCGGAGGCCGGATTCGAACCGCGGCCCTATGACCCGCGCACGGGAACGTCGGTGCAGGTGGTGTTCAACGACTACGCCGCCCCGCTCGACGCTCCGGTCGTCTACCGGCTCGCGCGGCGGTTCCGCCTGGAGAAGGTCGATCCCGCGGCCGCCCGTTCGCGGGTGAAGAAGCCCATCGTCTTCTATGTCGACCGGGCCGCGCCCGAGCCGATCCGCAGCGCCCTGGTCGAAGGGGCCAACTGGTGGGCGCAGGCTTTCGATGCGGCCGGCTTCATCGACGCGTTCAGGGTGGAGGTCCTGCCCGAGGGCGTCGATCCGATGGACGCCCGCTACAACGTCATAAACTGGATCCATCGCCAGACGCGCGGCTGGTCCACCGGCCAGACTATCGTCGATCCGCGCACCGGCGAGATCGTGCGCGGGGTCGTGCAACTGGGCTCGCTGCGTATTCGCCAGGACAGGATCATCTTCGAGGGGCTGCTCGGCGCCGAGGGGACCGGCAAGGGCGGTCCCGACGACCCGGTCCAGATCGCCCTGCAGCGCATCCGACAATTGGGGATGCACGAGACCGGCCACGCGCTCGGCTTCTCGCACAACTTCACCGGGTCCACCTTCGCCGGCCGAGCCTCGGCCATGGACTATCCTGCCCCGCTCATCCACGTGAAGAACGGCAGGCTCGACTTCAGCGACGCCTATGTCGTGGGCGCGGGCGCCTGGGACAAGCTCTCGGTGCGGTGGCTCTACAGCCAGTTCCCCAAGGGCGTCGACGAGCCCGCCGCCCTCGACGCCATCGCCCGTGAGGCCGGCGCCCAGGGCATGCGCTTCATCGCCGATGCCGAGCATCCGGCCAGCACCCAGTGGGACAACGGGGCCGACCCGGTAGCCGAACTGGACAACGTGCTGGCGATTCGGAGGCTGGCCCTGTCGAACTTCGGGCTGCGCAATATCGCGCCCGGCGCTCCGGTGTCCGACCTGCGCCGGGTCTTCGTGCCGATCTATCTCTTCCATCGCTACCAGATCGACGCGGTGGTGAAGCAGATCGGCGGCGTGGACTACGCCTACGCGGTCAACGGCGAGGGGCGCGAGGCGGCGTCGGTGATCGCGGCGAGCGAACAGCGCCGCGCGCTCAAGGCGCTGATGCAGACTCTCGACCCGGAGATGCTCGACACCAGTGACAAGCTTGTGGGCCTGCTCTCCCAGGGCCAGGGGGCCATGGCCGACCGGCAGTTCGACATCGAGGTCTTCCAGACCCTCGGCGGGCCGGTTTTCGACCCCGTCGGGGCGGCCATGGTCGCCTCCGAGATGGCGCTGGGGCAGCTTGTCGAGCCTGCGCGGCTCAACCGGGTGCAGGAGCAGGCGAGGCGCGACCCGGGTCAGCTTGGGGTCGACGAAGTTCTGCGGGCCGTGTTCGCCCAGGTGCAGGCCCGTCCCGGCGAGCCGGCGCGCCTGGCCGAAATCCGCCGGCGGCAGCAGGCGCGCCTGATCGGCGACCTAGCCGAGACGCTTGGCGACAAGACCCTGTCGCCCACCATCGCGGCCAATATCGAGGCGGTGCTGGTCGACGCCGGCAAGACTCTCGAGGCGAAAGCCGCCGCGGGCGATGCGGGCGCCTATGACCGCTACCTCGCCCGGCTGCTGGCCCGTGGCGACCGTGCGAGCCTGAGCCGGTTCGCCGCCGAGCACGCGCCGGCGCCCAAGACGCCGCCTGGAAGCCCGATCGGCGAGGATTGCTGGTTCTGCGCGCCCGGCGAGGCGTTGACAGCCCTGACCGACGCCGGTTCGCCGCCCACGCAATGA
- the phnN gene encoding phosphonate metabolism protein/1,5-bisphosphokinase (PRPP-forming) PhnN: MSSLATFRQAAGKQPRGGRLVLVVGPSGVGKDTLLHGARSALREDPSVVFVRREITRPREAGGEDHAPLRLEAFEEREAAGAYLLSWRAHGLAYGIPRASAASLASGGTVVVNVSRAVLDEARRLGVDELRIVSVTADPRLLAERLAARGRETAAEIEQRLARAQAVAVEGEDVIVIANDGPPEAGVARLVQAIRG, encoded by the coding sequence ATGAGCTCTCTGGCGACATTCAGGCAAGCGGCCGGCAAGCAGCCCCGCGGGGGGCGGCTGGTGCTGGTCGTCGGCCCCTCCGGGGTCGGCAAGGACACGCTCCTGCATGGCGCCCGCAGCGCCCTGCGCGAAGACCCTTCGGTGGTGTTCGTGCGCCGGGAGATCACCCGGCCAAGGGAGGCGGGCGGTGAGGATCATGCGCCCCTCCGCCTCGAGGCGTTCGAAGAGCGCGAGGCGGCGGGAGCCTATCTGCTGTCCTGGCGAGCCCATGGCCTGGCCTATGGAATCCCGCGGGCGAGCGCAGCGTCGCTGGCGAGCGGCGGGACCGTCGTCGTCAATGTTTCCCGTGCGGTCCTGGACGAGGCCCGCAGGCTCGGAGTCGACGAACTGAGGATCGTGTCGGTGACTGCCGACCCAAGGCTGTTGGCCGAAAGGCTCGCCGCCCGCGGGCGCGAGACCGCCGCCGAGATCGAACAGCGCCTGGCGCGCGCCCAGGCTGTCGCGGTCGAAGGCGAGGACGTGATCGTCATCGCCAACGACGGGCCTCCCGAGGCGGGCGTGGCCCGCCTCGTCCAGGCGATCAGGGGCTGA
- a CDS encoding alpha-D-ribose 1-methylphosphonate 5-triphosphate diphosphatase codes for MELAFRNARIVTPEDAFIGSLLVRDGKITAIDRGVSEVGEDLEGDILMPGVIDLHTDSLEKHYFPRANIDWSPTSAAVTHDGCGLSVGVTTVFNSLSVGSFNAAPSRKQDRLQKLIDGIMEARENGMLKADHRIHWRCETTSDLLPELLQDLHGHPLTSMFSMMDHTPGQRQYRNVERHMENWRANGMSQEDCDARLANHRERQARNADRNRKYVAELATSLGQPLASHDDEDVEHIDVAADLGATVAEFPVTLEAAERARERGMIVVMGGPNLIRGGSYSGNVRAADLAEAGLLDAFASDYVPRSLIECAFALTDDPFAWPLHKAVAVVTSAPARAAALDDRGEIALDKRADLIRVRQKGGLPILQGAWVEGRRSA; via the coding sequence GTGGAACTCGCGTTCAGAAACGCCCGCATCGTCACCCCCGAAGACGCCTTCATCGGCTCCCTCCTGGTGCGCGACGGGAAGATCACCGCCATCGATCGCGGCGTCAGCGAAGTCGGCGAAGACCTTGAGGGCGACATCCTCATGCCGGGGGTCATCGACCTCCACACCGATAGCCTGGAGAAGCATTACTTTCCGCGCGCCAATATCGACTGGTCGCCGACCTCGGCCGCCGTCACCCACGACGGCTGCGGCCTCTCGGTGGGGGTCACGACCGTCTTCAACTCCCTGAGCGTCGGTTCCTTCAACGCCGCGCCGTCGCGCAAGCAGGACCGCCTGCAGAAACTGATCGACGGCATCATGGAAGCGCGCGAGAACGGCATGCTGAAGGCCGACCACCGCATCCACTGGCGCTGTGAGACGACCTCGGACCTGCTGCCGGAATTGCTGCAGGACCTCCACGGCCACCCGCTCACCTCGATGTTCTCGATGATGGACCATACGCCGGGTCAACGGCAGTACCGGAACGTCGAGCGCCACATGGAAAACTGGCGCGCCAACGGCATGAGCCAGGAAGACTGCGACGCCCGCCTCGCCAACCATCGCGAGCGTCAGGCGCGCAACGCCGACCGCAACCGCAAATACGTCGCCGAACTCGCCACCTCCCTCGGCCAGCCGCTCGCCAGCCATGACGATGAAGATGTCGAGCACATCGACGTGGCGGCCGACCTGGGCGCCACCGTCGCCGAGTTCCCGGTCACCCTGGAAGCGGCCGAGCGGGCGCGCGAACGCGGCATGATCGTAGTCATGGGCGGGCCGAACCTGATCCGCGGCGGCTCCTATTCGGGAAATGTCCGGGCCGCCGATCTCGCGGAGGCCGGACTGCTCGACGCCTTCGCCTCCGATTACGTGCCGCGCAGCCTGATCGAATGCGCGTTCGCCCTTACCGACGATCCCTTTGCGTGGCCGCTGCACAAGGCTGTCGCGGTCGTCACCTCGGCCCCTGCCCGCGCAGCAGCCCTCGACGATCGCGGCGAGATCGCCCTCGACAAGCGGGCCGACCTGATCCGCGTCCGCCAAAAGGGCGGCCTGCCGATCCTGCAGGGCGCCTGGGTGGAAGGCCGTCGCAGCGCTTAG
- a CDS encoding aspartate/glutamate racemase family protein, translating to MVAPLNVGVLGGMGPAATIDLMTQVLRLTPKGREQDGVRLIVDSNPGIPDRNDAILRSGPSPAPVLAAMAQGLEAAGANFVVMACNTAHAFQFDIERALGVPFVSMIEEAGSAVQAIAPPGAAVGLLAGEGCLEAGLYQAELGRRGLTCVTPEGKARTKFMALLYDIKAGDVGASSAQRMAALAAELEAQGAEALIAACTEVPLVLRPGTTKAPLIDATEALATAIVDYALRRRPLPPPFSWTSVGDA from the coding sequence ATGGTCGCCCCCCTCAATGTCGGCGTTCTCGGCGGCATGGGTCCCGCCGCCACGATCGACCTGATGACCCAGGTCCTGCGGCTGACGCCGAAGGGGCGCGAACAGGATGGCGTTCGCCTGATCGTCGATAGCAATCCGGGGATCCCGGACCGCAACGACGCGATCCTCCGGAGCGGGCCCTCCCCCGCTCCGGTCCTGGCGGCCATGGCCCAGGGGCTGGAAGCGGCCGGGGCGAACTTCGTCGTCATGGCCTGCAACACCGCCCACGCCTTCCAGTTCGACATCGAGCGAGCGCTGGGCGTGCCGTTCGTAAGCATGATCGAGGAGGCGGGCTCGGCCGTTCAGGCCATCGCTCCACCGGGCGCTGCGGTCGGGCTGCTGGCCGGCGAGGGCTGCCTGGAAGCGGGGCTCTACCAGGCCGAACTGGGCCGCCGGGGCCTCACCTGCGTCACGCCCGAGGGAAAGGCGCGGACCAAGTTCATGGCCCTGCTCTATGACATCAAGGCGGGCGATGTCGGAGCCTCCAGCGCCCAGCGCATGGCCGCCCTCGCGGCCGAACTCGAAGCTCAAGGCGCCGAGGCCCTGATCGCAGCCTGTACCGAAGTCCCGCTGGTGCTCCGCCCAGGAACGACCAAGGCGCCGCTGATCGACGCCACCGAGGCGCTCGCCACGGCGATCGTCGACTACGCCCTGAGACGACGGCCCCTGCCGCCGCCGTTCTCATGGACCAGCGTGGGCGACGCCTGA
- a CDS encoding DUF1045 domain-containing protein, whose product MTARYAIYYAPAQGDDLLRTAAAWLGRDAYDGRLQPRPAAARLPGLDLDALTADPRGYGFHATLKAPFELTEGATEDELLDFARAFAASREAFEARLAPAALGRFLALRLEAPTPKMNELAEACVKAFDPFRAPLSDFDLARRRKAPLTPKQDARLVEWGYPYVFEDFRFHMTLTNSIADEAVRGQVLEVLQGLFPAQTHRFDAVAVFKQDTRNAPFHVIARPAFAGASVSP is encoded by the coding sequence ATGACCGCTCGCTACGCTATCTATTACGCGCCCGCCCAGGGGGACGATCTGCTGCGCACCGCCGCCGCATGGCTCGGCCGGGACGCCTATGACGGGCGGCTCCAGCCTCGCCCGGCGGCTGCGCGATTGCCCGGCCTCGACCTGGACGCCCTGACCGCGGACCCGCGCGGCTATGGCTTTCACGCCACCCTGAAGGCGCCCTTCGAGTTGACCGAGGGCGCCACGGAAGATGAGCTGCTCGACTTCGCCCGCGCGTTCGCGGCGAGCCGCGAGGCGTTCGAAGCCCGCCTGGCGCCAGCGGCCCTGGGCCGCTTCCTCGCCCTGCGCCTCGAAGCCCCGACGCCGAAGATGAATGAGCTGGCGGAGGCCTGCGTGAAGGCCTTCGACCCGTTCCGCGCGCCACTCTCGGACTTCGACCTGGCCCGTCGACGCAAGGCGCCGCTTACGCCGAAACAGGACGCCCGCCTTGTGGAATGGGGCTATCCCTACGTCTTCGAGGACTTCCGCTTTCACATGACCCTGACCAACTCGATCGCCGACGAGGCGGTTCGCGGCCAGGTTCTGGAGGTTCTCCAGGGCCTGTTCCCGGCCCAGACCCATCGCTTCGACGCTGTGGCGGTGTTCAAGCAGGACACACGGAACGCGCCGTTCCACGTCATCGCCCGGCCGGCTTTCGCCGGCGCTTCCGTCAGCCCCTGA
- a CDS encoding D-cysteine desulfhydrase has protein sequence MNLAKFDRRRYTPGPTPLEALPRLSAALGGPNIFIKRDDLTGLTSGGNKTRKLEFLVADAIAQGCDTLITVGAVQSNHCRLTLAAAAKEGLKCRLVLEQRVPGSYDPAASGNNFLFHLVGAETITVINAGTDLNAAMTAVADEVAALGRKAYIIPGGGSNPLGSLGYVSCFEEIMAQTFDMGLKLDHVVCASGSAGTHAGLLTGAFGTNSGIPITGINVRRPKAEQEGNVFDLAQRTAAFAGVATSLPRESVVCFDEWVGPGYSLPTDEMIEAVKMLATLEGVLLDPVYTGKAMAGLIGLVRRGHFRKDENVLFVHTGGSPALYAYQSIF, from the coding sequence ATGAACCTCGCCAAGTTCGACCGCCGGCGCTATACGCCCGGCCCGACGCCGCTTGAAGCCCTGCCGCGTCTGTCGGCGGCGCTGGGCGGGCCGAACATCTTCATCAAGCGCGACGACCTGACGGGGCTGACCTCGGGCGGCAACAAGACCCGCAAGCTGGAATTCCTCGTCGCCGATGCGATCGCCCAAGGCTGCGACACCCTGATCACCGTCGGCGCGGTCCAGTCGAACCACTGCCGCCTGACGCTGGCGGCGGCGGCGAAGGAAGGCCTGAAGTGCCGGCTGGTGCTCGAGCAACGGGTGCCGGGCAGCTACGATCCCGCCGCCAGCGGCAACAACTTCCTCTTCCACCTGGTCGGCGCCGAAACCATCACCGTCATCAACGCCGGGACGGACCTGAACGCGGCGATGACCGCCGTGGCCGACGAAGTGGCCGCCCTGGGCCGCAAGGCCTACATCATTCCCGGCGGCGGCTCCAATCCGTTGGGCTCCCTGGGCTACGTCTCCTGCTTCGAAGAGATCATGGCCCAGACCTTCGACATGGGCCTAAAGCTGGATCACGTGGTCTGCGCCAGCGGCAGCGCCGGCACCCACGCCGGCCTGCTGACCGGCGCCTTCGGCACCAATTCCGGGATTCCGATCACCGGCATCAACGTGCGCCGTCCGAAGGCCGAGCAGGAAGGCAACGTCTTCGACCTGGCGCAACGGACCGCTGCGTTTGCGGGCGTCGCGACGTCGCTGCCGCGCGAGAGCGTCGTGTGCTTCGACGAGTGGGTCGGCCCCGGCTACTCGCTGCCCACCGACGAGATGATCGAGGCCGTGAAGATGCTGGCGACGCTGGAAGGCGTGCTGCTGGACCCGGTCTATACAGGCAAGGCGATGGCCGGCCTGATCGGCCTGGTTCGCCGCGGCCACTTCCGCAAGGACGAGAACGTGCTGTTCGTCCACACGGGCGGCTCGCCGGCGCTCTACGCCTACCAGTCGATCTTCTAG